One region of Verrucomicrobiia bacterium genomic DNA includes:
- a CDS encoding ATP-dependent 6-phosphofructokinase: MALLTVTNLGKCRFPSPIRQTLHGESFVPEAVEWSRPAPPRALKYLEVAGARRRIFFKPSETRAGIVTCGGLCPGLNNVIRSLFLELHFGYGVKEVLGFRDGYRGLDPDRGAPPITITPDLVDDIHGEGGTILGTSRGPVDTGAAVDNLIRLGINMLFTIGGDGTQRGGRDLFVEARRRKHPLAVVGIPKTIDNDVPFVSRTFGFTTAVGAARDVIDCAHTECHSCFNGVSLVKLMGRHAGFIAAAASVASQDVNFCLIPELPFTLDGDRGLLLALKRRLEQRRHAVIVVAEGAGQELMGTALGTCDASGNAVLQDVGPFLKQRIADYFKAQKMEITLRYFDPSYVVRSVAANSEDAVLCDSFARHAAHAAMAGKTGVIIGVVHGHFVHVPIELLKGRTRNVDLKGELWRGVLATTGQPVTWS, encoded by the coding sequence TTGCTTACCGTTACCAATCTCGGCAAGTGCCGCTTTCCTTCACCGATCCGCCAAACGCTCCATGGGGAATCTTTCGTTCCCGAAGCAGTGGAATGGTCGCGACCGGCACCTCCACGTGCGCTCAAGTACCTTGAAGTGGCAGGCGCGCGGCGCCGCATCTTTTTCAAGCCGTCTGAAACGCGGGCCGGAATCGTCACGTGCGGCGGGCTTTGTCCCGGACTGAACAATGTCATTCGTTCACTCTTTCTTGAACTCCATTTCGGATACGGCGTGAAGGAGGTGCTGGGGTTCCGTGATGGTTACCGCGGACTCGATCCCGACCGCGGCGCCCCGCCCATCACGATCACGCCCGACCTCGTCGACGACATCCACGGCGAAGGCGGCACGATCCTCGGCACATCGCGCGGGCCCGTGGATACGGGTGCCGCAGTCGATAACTTGATACGCCTCGGCATCAACATGCTGTTCACGATTGGCGGTGATGGAACCCAGCGAGGCGGCCGGGATTTGTTTGTGGAAGCACGGCGCAGGAAACATCCCCTGGCAGTGGTGGGCATTCCCAAGACGATCGACAATGATGTTCCGTTTGTATCGCGCACGTTTGGATTCACCACTGCCGTTGGTGCGGCGCGCGATGTGATTGATTGCGCGCATACGGAGTGTCACAGCTGCTTCAACGGAGTCAGTCTTGTGAAGCTCATGGGCCGGCATGCGGGCTTCATTGCCGCCGCTGCGTCAGTCGCCAGCCAGGATGTTAATTTCTGCCTGATTCCTGAATTGCCATTCACGCTGGATGGCGACCGCGGGCTGTTATTGGCCTTGAAGCGGCGCCTCGAGCAACGCCGGCATGCAGTCATTGTTGTCGCGGAAGGCGCAGGCCAGGAGTTGATGGGAACCGCGTTGGGGACATGTGATGCATCGGGTAACGCCGTTCTTCAGGACGTCGGTCCGTTCCTGAAGCAGCGCATTGCTGATTATTTCAAGGCGCAGAAGATGGAAATCACGTTGCGCTATTTTGATCCGAGCTACGTCGTTCGAAGCGTCGCAGCCAACTCAGAAGACGCTGTCCTTTGTGATTCTTTCGCACGCCACGCGGCGCATGCGGCGATGGCCGGCAAGACCGGGGTGATCATTGGTGTGGTGCACGGGCATTTCGTTCATGTTCCGATCGAACTATTGAAAGGAAGGACAAGGAACGTGGATTTGAAGGGCGAACTTTGGCGGGGTGTGCTTGCGACGACGGGTCAGCCTGTAACGTGGTCGTGA
- a CDS encoding sigma-70 family RNA polymerase sigma factor — translation MITTPMTTVSTDSDANLVAASLSGNRDAFGEIVGRYQSLVCSLAYSATGRLSDSEDLAQEVFITAWKELRNLREPLKLRAWLCGLARNTINNWLRRHGREPSHDAQSLDLIGETTTSDPMPHDSTISREEENIMWRSLERVPDIYRETLVLFYREQQSIQKVATALDLSEDAVKQRLSRGRKLLADEVTGFVEGALKRSAPGRAFTFGVLAALPAFTGSASAATLGAATAHGTAAKTVLAAGVSGAIFGTVLGLLGAWFGVKASLANALSEKERRFIVRCSWAIGGLVTVFLACQFALIRWVVSIASEKPLEAAVAILVFSLAYCAVLLIVILKSNQRLHQLRLEAANEAAHLDEGAQFLPEHFEYRSRWTLLGVPLIHIKTGRQANKRFGPAFGWIAFGDVAVGILFAAGGCSFGAISMGGGSVGILSVGGLAIGGLAFGGVALGGAAIGGAAMGFIALGGVAIAWHGAVGGIAVAHHLAMGGVAQALHANDAVAKAFFETHPFVGFAQGLAEHSKWIVWLCVIPICASIWLAYRARRQRAKREAAADCDDSKRKG, via the coding sequence ATGATTACCACACCAATGACGACCGTTTCGACGGATAGCGACGCAAACCTCGTGGCGGCGAGCCTCTCAGGCAATCGCGATGCCTTCGGCGAGATCGTCGGCCGCTATCAGTCGCTCGTTTGTTCGCTCGCCTACAGCGCGACAGGACGATTGAGCGACAGCGAGGATCTTGCGCAGGAGGTGTTCATCACGGCATGGAAGGAGCTTCGCAACCTGCGCGAACCTTTGAAGCTGCGCGCCTGGCTCTGCGGCCTGGCCCGCAACACCATCAACAACTGGCTGCGCCGCCACGGACGCGAGCCCAGCCACGACGCTCAGTCACTTGACCTGATCGGGGAAACTACGACGTCGGATCCCATGCCCCACGATTCCACGATCAGCCGCGAGGAAGAGAACATCATGTGGCGCTCCCTGGAACGTGTTCCCGACATCTATCGGGAAACCCTTGTGCTTTTCTATCGCGAACAACAGTCCATCCAGAAGGTCGCCACCGCGCTGGACCTCAGCGAGGATGCGGTGAAACAGCGGCTGTCGCGCGGGAGAAAGCTGCTTGCCGATGAAGTCACGGGATTCGTTGAAGGCGCACTGAAACGTTCCGCGCCTGGGCGCGCCTTCACATTCGGCGTCCTGGCAGCACTTCCAGCTTTTACGGGCTCAGCAAGCGCGGCAACCCTCGGGGCCGCCACGGCACACGGAACCGCGGCGAAGACAGTTCTCGCGGCAGGCGTTTCGGGCGCCATTTTTGGAACTGTGCTCGGCCTTTTGGGTGCGTGGTTCGGCGTCAAGGCAAGCCTCGCCAATGCCCTCTCGGAAAAGGAACGCCGGTTCATTGTGCGCTGCTCGTGGGCGATCGGTGGATTGGTGACAGTGTTCCTTGCTTGTCAGTTTGCCTTGATCCGCTGGGTCGTCAGCATCGCATCGGAAAAGCCGCTCGAGGCTGCCGTCGCAATCCTGGTTTTCAGCCTGGCGTATTGCGCCGTGCTGCTCATTGTGATTCTGAAGTCCAACCAGCGCCTGCACCAACTGCGGCTCGAAGCCGCCAACGAGGCGGCTCATTTGGACGAGGGAGCGCAATTCCTTCCCGAACACTTTGAGTATCGCAGCCGATGGACGTTGCTGGGCGTTCCATTGATTCACATCAAAACTGGGCGTCAGGCGAACAAGCGGTTTGGCCCCGCGTTCGGATGGATCGCTTTCGGGGATGTCGCTGTGGGGATTTTGTTCGCTGCGGGCGGATGTTCATTTGGAGCGATCAGCATGGGTGGCGGGAGTGTGGGGATCCTCAGCGTCGGCGGCCTGGCTATCGGAGGCCTCGCCTTCGGCGGCGTTGCACTGGGCGGAGCGGCAATCGGCGGCGCCGCAATGGGCTTCATCGCGCTTGGCGGCGTCGCAATTGCATGGCATGGGGCGGTTGGCGGAATTGCCGTCGCACACCACCTCGCAATGGGCGGCGTAGCGCAGGCGTTGCATGCGAATGACGCGGTTGCAAAGGCCTTTTTTGAAACGCACCCGTTCGTTGGATTCGCCCAGGGCCTGGCTGAACACTCCAAATGGATCGTCTGGCTGTGCGTCATACCGATTTGCGCCAGCATCTGGCTCGCGTACCGGGCACGGCGGCAACGCGCGAAACGTGAGGCGGCGGCTGATTGCGATGACTCGAAACGGAAAGGCTAG
- the malQ gene encoding 4-alpha-glucanotransferase produces MSDWPLLQQLAQAHGVQTSYETMTGERVTAQPEALVALLRVLGVEAGNTRQIRSAIKEHDNHIWNEPLGPAAVQWNRRPSVVRACLPGSHSGRFQASVHLEDGSKPVRLNRNASCVVARVESGDRTLDAVELTLPPLPCGYHELELEAGGRRWTSWIISAPTRSYSERNRRDWGLFLPMYAARTEQNWGSGNLSDWRQLCDWTASLGGRVAGTLPLTAAFLDHPQCDPSPYSPASRLFWNEFYLDITRIPEFEQSATARKHAGETSMQRRLKRFRSERLVDYEAEWRARREVLEILADEFFSKQNRKDRFERFLKERPEVRDYAAFRAVCDQRRESWHVWPRRLRDGELRAEDFDERTRNFHLYIQWQMQEQVDDLISHCREINVQFYLDLPLGVHPDGYDVWRQRSAFAFGASAGAPPDSFFTLGQDWGFAPLHPQRIRQQRYRYVIDYLRFQMRHTGLLRIDHVMGLHRLYWIPHGFKPTDGIYVRYAAEELHAILSVESHRYKTTLIGENLGTVPPEVNDAMARHDLRGMFVAQYQQRPDPKSALDLPAQRTVASLNTHDIPTFAAHWKGLEIVDHTKLGLVARNQVRAKRSDRAFLNEALVAFLRKQRLVKGKADLQEVLPAVLEWLARSPAEIVLINLEDLVLEEQPQNMPGTYKERPNWRRKTMRLLSEIMADPAVKRALRRVAAHR; encoded by the coding sequence ATGAGCGATTGGCCGTTGCTCCAGCAACTCGCGCAGGCGCATGGCGTGCAAACGTCGTACGAGACGATGACGGGCGAACGCGTTACAGCGCAACCCGAAGCGCTCGTCGCGCTGCTGCGGGTGCTTGGCGTCGAGGCGGGAAATACCAGGCAGATTCGAAGCGCCATCAAGGAGCACGATAACCACATCTGGAACGAGCCGCTCGGGCCTGCCGCCGTGCAATGGAATCGAAGACCCAGCGTCGTGCGCGCCTGCCTTCCCGGGTCGCACAGCGGGCGTTTTCAGGCCAGCGTTCACTTGGAGGACGGCAGCAAACCAGTCCGTCTGAATCGAAATGCCAGCTGCGTTGTGGCTCGAGTCGAATCGGGCGATCGCACCTTGGACGCGGTTGAACTAACGTTGCCGCCCCTTCCCTGCGGCTATCACGAACTGGAACTCGAAGCCGGAGGGCGACGCTGGACGTCGTGGATCATCTCCGCCCCGACGCGTAGTTACTCTGAACGTAATCGCCGTGATTGGGGACTCTTCCTGCCGATGTATGCGGCGAGGACGGAGCAAAATTGGGGCAGCGGCAATTTGTCCGACTGGCGCCAGCTCTGCGACTGGACGGCGTCGCTTGGTGGTCGAGTCGCTGGAACCCTGCCCCTGACCGCTGCGTTCCTGGATCATCCTCAATGCGACCCAAGCCCGTACTCCCCCGCGAGCCGTCTGTTCTGGAACGAGTTCTACCTCGACATCACGCGCATCCCGGAATTCGAACAGTCAGCAACCGCGCGCAAGCATGCGGGCGAAACCTCGATGCAGCGGCGGCTGAAACGCTTTCGTTCTGAACGGCTGGTGGATTACGAAGCCGAATGGCGCGCGCGCCGGGAGGTTTTGGAAATTCTGGCAGACGAATTCTTTTCGAAACAGAACCGCAAGGATCGCTTCGAACGCTTCCTGAAAGAACGGCCAGAAGTCCGCGATTACGCGGCCTTTCGCGCTGTGTGCGATCAGCGCAGGGAATCGTGGCATGTCTGGCCGCGGCGCCTGCGCGACGGTGAATTGCGCGCCGAGGATTTTGATGAGCGGACGCGCAATTTTCATCTGTATATCCAATGGCAGATGCAGGAACAGGTGGATGACCTCATTTCCCACTGCCGCGAAATCAACGTTCAGTTCTACCTCGACCTTCCGCTCGGAGTGCATCCTGACGGGTATGATGTATGGCGGCAGCGCAGTGCCTTTGCGTTCGGGGCCAGTGCGGGCGCGCCGCCTGATTCGTTCTTTACGCTCGGACAGGATTGGGGATTCGCGCCCCTGCATCCGCAGCGCATCCGCCAGCAACGATACCGCTACGTCATCGATTATTTGCGATTCCAAATGCGGCACACCGGGTTGCTTCGGATCGACCACGTCATGGGCCTGCACAGGTTGTATTGGATTCCCCACGGCTTCAAACCGACCGATGGCATTTACGTCCGCTACGCGGCTGAGGAATTGCATGCGATTCTCAGCGTCGAATCACACCGGTATAAAACGACCCTCATTGGCGAAAACCTCGGCACGGTTCCACCTGAAGTGAACGACGCAATGGCGCGGCACGATCTTCGTGGCATGTTCGTGGCCCAATATCAGCAACGGCCCGACCCGAAGTCCGCACTCGACCTTCCGGCGCAGCGGACCGTCGCCAGCCTCAACACGCACGACATCCCGACATTCGCGGCTCATTGGAAGGGCCTGGAAATCGTCGATCACACGAAACTCGGGCTTGTCGCCAGGAATCAAGTGCGGGCAAAACGCTCGGACCGTGCATTCCTGAACGAGGCTTTGGTGGCATTTTTGAGGAAGCAGCGCCTCGTGAAGGGCAAAGCTGATCTTCAGGAGGTGCTGCCTGCCGTGCTGGAGTGGCTTGCGCGCAGCCCTGCCGAGATTGTGTTGATCAACCTGGAGGATCTCGTGCTTGAGGAGCAGCCGCAGAACATGCCAGGCACCTACAAGGAGCGGCCGAACTGGCGCCGCAAAACAATGCGCCTGCTCAGCGAGATCATGGCCGATCCGGCGGTCAAACGCGCGTTGCGGCGCGTGGCCGCGCACCGATAG